One Pullulanibacillus sp. KACC 23026 DNA segment encodes these proteins:
- the addB gene encoding helicase-exonuclease AddAB subunit AddB encodes MSLNVMIGRSGTGKTSRILAAIHEQLMQDPMGPPIWMIVPDQMTFHMEQAINELDGVAGITRLQVFSFSRLALRVLENAGGATRTHLTPVGIAMLIRKAVEDHRESLRVFKKAADQSGFYEVLQRTFSEFKRYGVTEELLAAMQTEMEVSESSSSLILDKLKDLQTIYSSLNQALIGKYIDSDDYLTFAAEKIKQWPMLKEATIFIDGFDQFTPQEWLFLKPLLCESREVTLTLTLDESQDPSVPSSQLSLFKRSSDTYRKLMKVAKEWHLSIEKTIVHKTMRRFKSPMLAHLEQAFDKRPFQTTALSHDESVMIIEAANRRTEIEEMARRIQSRVMNDNRRYKDMAILVRDLSSYQDLIETIFADYKIPIFTDQKRSMHHHPLIEFIRSSLEAILQNWRYEPVFRALKTDFLFPRGEELQLMREQLDQLENYCLAYGINGKQWKSQEKWEYHTFRGLEDQPKARQKDLELAQNLNHWRHTFTDPLLAFERKIKQAKTVEERCTELYRFLEGLEVPERIERLRNTAEAEGRLSDAREHDQAWNALLEVLDQLVEAAGQEKWSFEIFTKVLDSGLDQLKFSLIPPALDQVIVGSLDRTRVEGVKELFILGVNEGVLPAKPMEDGLLSDEERLSLQENGFQLAPTARDQLFYEEFLIYKAVTSPSERLVLSYPIASEEGQALMPSSFIRRMGYYFSGIKPVFVSGDPTEGTPEEQLSFVSSSMRTLSHTSMALRRWQNSYPISDIWWETYNYFMLSESKRKLAIRILSSRFYKNEEPALKPETAEALYGKDIQASVSRMELYNRCPFSQFASYGLRLKERDVYRLEAPDIGQLFHAALKMMTDQLRENKREWSALTSEECLSLASTTVEALAPRLQREILLSSPRYHYLKRKLEEIVGRVAVILAKHASVSGFSPIGLELPFGPGKELPPLTFSLKNGGTMQLVGRIDRVDRGENAEGVYLRIIDYKSGKKNLDLSEVYYGLALQMLAYLDVVLTHSMEWLGEEAEPAGVLYFHLHNPLLSFKTHPDADELEKSLLKEFKMKGLLMEEKDMLKLMDQGIEDGGGLSLIAPFGFNKNGSLHKSSTVATKEQFDQLRQYTRQVFEKVGNEIVSGTISISPYKLKDRMPCTYCDFKSLCQFDPSQPGNTARVLDSEDDRPPLEKMIEALGISH; translated from the coding sequence TTGAGCCTTAATGTGATGATCGGGCGTTCTGGGACAGGAAAGACATCGAGAATTTTGGCTGCAATACATGAACAACTGATGCAGGATCCTATGGGGCCGCCGATTTGGATGATTGTACCCGACCAGATGACGTTTCATATGGAGCAGGCGATTAACGAGTTAGATGGGGTAGCTGGGATAACGCGGCTTCAGGTTTTTAGCTTCTCTAGACTGGCTTTACGGGTATTAGAAAACGCAGGGGGGGCGACTCGTACTCATTTGACCCCTGTCGGCATTGCGATGTTAATTCGAAAAGCAGTAGAAGATCATCGTGAAAGTCTGCGAGTCTTTAAGAAAGCGGCCGATCAAAGTGGGTTTTATGAGGTGCTTCAGCGCACTTTTAGTGAATTTAAACGATATGGTGTGACAGAGGAACTGTTAGCAGCCATGCAGACAGAGATGGAAGTGTCCGAATCATCCTCTTCACTTATTTTAGATAAACTTAAGGATTTGCAAACGATCTATTCATCGCTTAACCAAGCGTTGATTGGTAAATATATTGATAGTGATGATTATCTCACATTTGCGGCGGAAAAAATTAAGCAATGGCCAATGCTTAAGGAAGCAACGATTTTTATTGATGGCTTTGATCAATTTACACCGCAGGAATGGCTGTTTTTAAAGCCATTGCTCTGTGAGAGTCGGGAAGTGACTTTAACGCTCACTCTTGATGAGAGTCAAGACCCATCTGTTCCGTCTTCTCAGTTGTCTCTTTTTAAGCGGTCATCTGATACGTATCGGAAGCTTATGAAGGTTGCGAAGGAATGGCATCTATCGATTGAAAAGACGATCGTTCATAAAACGATGCGCCGATTCAAAAGTCCAATGTTAGCTCATTTAGAACAGGCTTTTGATAAACGCCCCTTTCAAACAACCGCTCTATCTCATGATGAATCGGTGATGATCATTGAGGCGGCGAATCGTCGAACGGAAATTGAAGAGATGGCGAGGCGGATTCAATCTCGAGTGATGAACGACAACCGTCGTTATAAGGATATGGCCATTTTGGTTCGCGATCTATCAAGCTATCAAGATTTGATCGAAACCATTTTTGCCGATTATAAGATTCCGATTTTTACGGATCAAAAACGCTCGATGCACCATCACCCTTTAATTGAATTCATCCGCTCTTCTCTTGAAGCTATTCTTCAGAATTGGCGTTATGAACCTGTTTTTAGGGCACTGAAAACGGATTTTCTTTTTCCTAGAGGAGAAGAGCTTCAACTCATGAGAGAGCAGCTTGATCAATTAGAAAATTATTGTTTGGCTTACGGCATCAATGGGAAACAGTGGAAGTCGCAAGAAAAATGGGAATACCACACTTTTCGCGGTTTGGAGGATCAGCCAAAGGCACGACAGAAGGACTTGGAATTGGCTCAAAATCTCAATCATTGGCGACATACCTTCACAGATCCGCTTCTTGCTTTTGAAAGAAAAATAAAGCAGGCAAAAACCGTTGAGGAGCGTTGCACAGAGCTTTATCGTTTTTTAGAAGGCCTTGAGGTACCTGAAAGAATTGAACGATTAAGAAATACGGCGGAGGCGGAAGGCCGTCTGTCTGATGCGAGAGAGCATGATCAGGCTTGGAATGCTCTTCTTGAAGTGCTTGATCAATTGGTCGAAGCAGCAGGTCAGGAAAAATGGTCGTTTGAGATTTTTACTAAAGTGCTTGATTCGGGTTTGGATCAATTAAAGTTCAGCCTCATTCCGCCTGCCCTTGATCAAGTGATTGTTGGCTCGCTTGATCGGACAAGAGTAGAGGGAGTTAAAGAACTCTTTATACTTGGAGTAAATGAAGGCGTGCTTCCGGCAAAACCAATGGAGGATGGGCTTCTTAGTGATGAAGAACGCCTTTCGCTTCAGGAGAACGGGTTTCAGCTAGCACCGACCGCTCGTGACCAACTGTTCTATGAAGAATTTCTTATTTACAAGGCGGTGACCAGCCCAAGTGAGCGGTTAGTCTTATCCTATCCGATTGCGTCTGAAGAAGGACAAGCTCTGATGCCCTCTTCATTTATTCGCCGAATGGGCTATTACTTTAGCGGTATAAAACCGGTATTTGTTTCGGGTGATCCGACTGAAGGGACCCCTGAGGAGCAGCTTTCTTTTGTCAGTTCTTCGATGCGTACATTAAGTCATACTTCAATGGCACTTAGAAGATGGCAGAACAGCTATCCAATATCCGATATTTGGTGGGAAACGTATAACTACTTCATGCTGTCAGAATCTAAGCGGAAGTTGGCTATTCGTATTTTAAGCAGCCGCTTTTATAAAAATGAAGAGCCTGCTCTGAAACCTGAGACGGCAGAAGCCCTTTATGGAAAGGACATTCAAGCCAGTGTTTCGCGGATGGAATTATACAACCGCTGCCCGTTTTCACAATTTGCAAGCTATGGATTGCGCCTAAAGGAGCGAGATGTCTATCGATTAGAGGCACCGGATATTGGCCAATTATTTCATGCTGCCTTGAAGATGATGACCGATCAGCTAAGGGAGAACAAGCGAGAATGGTCGGCCTTAACAAGTGAGGAATGCTTGAGTTTGGCATCAACCACCGTAGAGGCTCTAGCGCCTAGGCTGCAGCGAGAAATTCTGTTAAGCTCCCCACGCTATCATTATCTAAAAAGAAAGCTTGAAGAAATCGTTGGCCGTGTGGCGGTCATATTAGCGAAACATGCCTCTGTGAGCGGTTTTTCACCAATAGGACTGGAATTGCCGTTTGGTCCGGGGAAAGAGCTGCCACCGCTTACCTTCTCGTTAAAAAACGGGGGAACGATGCAGCTTGTGGGTCGAATTGATCGCGTTGACCGTGGTGAGAATGCCGAGGGTGTTTATCTGCGGATCATTGACTATAAATCTGGAAAGAAAAACCTAGACTTATCGGAAGTTTATTACGGGCTTGCTCTACAAATGCTTGCCTATCTGGATGTAGTGTTGACGCATTCCATGGAATGGCTTGGGGAAGAAGCTGAGCCGGCAGGGGTCTTGTATTTTCATCTGCACAACCCCCTATTATCGTTTAAAACACATCCAGATGCGGATGAATTGGAAAAGAGCCTATTAAAGGAATTTAAGATGAAGGGGCTGTTGATGGAGGAGAAGGACATGCTCAAGCTCATGGATCAAGGGATTGAGGACGGAGGCGGTCTCTCCCTCATTGCCCCCTTTGGCTTTAACAAAAATGGCTCCCTTCATAAAAGCTCAACCGTTGCAACAAAAGAACAATTTGATCAGCTCAGACAATATACTCGGCAGGTTTTTGAAAAAGTCGGCAATGAGATCGTGTCAGGAACTATTTCTATCTCACCGTATAAATTAAAGGATCGCATGCCCTGTACCTATTGCGACTTTAAGTCTCTGTGTCAATTTGATCCATCACAGCCGGGAAATACGGCCCGCGTATTAGATTCAGAAGATGATCGGCCACCGCTTGAGAAAATGATAGAGG
- a CDS encoding sulfurtransferase, producing the protein MSEFMTVEEACERLSDPKLIIVDCRFDLADKEAGKRAYDEGHLPGAFYMDLEKDLSGSVQIHGGRHPLPDLEILAQKLGTIGIDQTKTVLVYDDQNGSMAARLWWLLKFYGHEDVHVLNGGVSAWLEQGYPLTKELPVPHPVLFKPNPNENWIMDVEDVKNLPAGTLLIDARAPERYRGDVEPLDKKAGHIPGAINWFWANNLEDGKWKSREALRKQFEAFNKKSITLYCGSGVTACANFLGFTEAGLTDLKLYPGSFSDWISYDDHPVATGEGKE; encoded by the coding sequence ATGAGTGAATTCATGACTGTCGAAGAGGCCTGTGAGCGGTTGAGTGATCCGAAATTAATCATTGTCGATTGCCGGTTTGATTTGGCAGATAAAGAAGCGGGAAAAAGAGCCTACGATGAGGGGCATCTGCCCGGAGCTTTTTATATGGATCTTGAGAAGGATCTTTCGGGTTCCGTCCAGATTCATGGCGGCCGTCATCCTCTCCCTGATTTGGAGATTCTTGCTCAGAAGCTTGGGACGATCGGGATTGATCAGACAAAAACAGTGTTGGTCTATGATGATCAAAATGGAAGTATGGCGGCGCGGCTCTGGTGGCTTTTGAAATTTTACGGGCATGAGGACGTTCATGTCTTAAATGGTGGGGTTTCAGCCTGGCTAGAACAGGGCTATCCTCTTACTAAGGAGCTTCCTGTCCCCCATCCGGTCCTCTTCAAACCTAATCCTAATGAGAATTGGATTATGGATGTAGAGGATGTGAAGAATCTGCCTGCTGGTACGCTTTTGATCGATGCTAGGGCCCCCGAGAGATATCGCGGGGATGTGGAGCCGCTGGATAAAAAAGCGGGGCATATTCCAGGGGCGATCAACTGGTTTTGGGCAAACAATCTTGAAGATGGAAAATGGAAATCGCGGGAAGCCTTGCGCAAACAATTTGAGGCTTTTAATAAGAAATCGATTACGCTTTACTGTGGGTCAGGAGTCACCGCATGTGCGAATTTCTTGGGGTTTACCGAAGCTGGCCTGACAGACCTTAAACTTTACCCAGGAAGCTTTAGCGATTGGATCAGTTATGACGATCACCCTGTTGCGACCGGTGAGGGGAAAGAATAA
- a CDS encoding MOSC domain-containing protein — MSLSDGQVQPNLKVKAILVGEPKDLSDGQGHVVRSAINKTVVSHPIFLTTTHFIGDRQADQKNHGGVDKAVLGYSFDHYAFWEEKLGQPIEYGAFGENLTFSGLSESTINIGDTFQLDEAVIQVSQPRKPCFKLAYKHRVKAMPLWVEETGKSGIYFRVLKEGWVTPEPKFTLLHKGSGSMTLEKINRALVSKPIQMEGLKSVLAEEGLAQSLKDYLISKIAKEEARR, encoded by the coding sequence ATGAGTCTGTCAGATGGGCAAGTCCAACCTAATTTAAAAGTGAAAGCGATTTTGGTCGGGGAGCCAAAAGACTTGAGTGACGGACAAGGTCATGTAGTCCGTTCGGCCATTAATAAAACCGTCGTAAGTCATCCCATCTTCTTAACAACCACCCATTTTATAGGAGATAGGCAAGCCGATCAGAAAAATCATGGCGGTGTTGATAAAGCCGTCCTCGGATACAGCTTTGATCACTATGCTTTTTGGGAAGAAAAATTAGGTCAGCCAATCGAGTATGGCGCGTTTGGTGAGAATCTGACGTTTTCTGGTTTAAGTGAGTCGACCATCAATATTGGGGATACATTTCAGCTTGATGAGGCGGTTATTCAAGTTTCACAGCCTCGCAAGCCATGTTTTAAATTGGCTTATAAGCATCGAGTGAAAGCAATGCCGCTTTGGGTTGAAGAGACCGGGAAATCAGGTATTTACTTTAGAGTGCTTAAAGAAGGCTGGGTCACGCCAGAACCAAAGTTCACTCTGCTTCATAAAGGAAGCGGGTCCATGACGCTTGAGAAAATCAATAGAGCGTTAGTTTCCAAACCCATTCAAATGGAGGGTTTGAAGAGTGTGCTCGCAGAAGAAGGCCTAGCCCAATCCCTGAAAGACTACCTCATCAGTAAGATTGCAAAGGAAGAAGCCAGACGTTAA
- a CDS encoding DNA-3-methyladenine glycosylase I: MQRCKWAQEDPLLIHYHDKEWGKVERKDQPLFELFILELFQTGLSWRTVLHKREAFREAFDQFQIERVAVYNEEKIAELMQNPGIIRNKRKIEATVHNAKSALEIIRNFGSLNSFFMQLPDDFGQKLKVIKRHFKHAGPSVLESFLFAAGYCVPPHDPECFLSQTETYTAQ; encoded by the coding sequence ATGCAGCGCTGCAAATGGGCACAAGAGGATCCGCTTCTCATCCACTATCATGATAAGGAGTGGGGAAAAGTTGAACGGAAAGATCAACCGCTATTCGAACTCTTTATCTTAGAGCTTTTCCAAACCGGATTAAGCTGGCGAACGGTGCTTCATAAGCGCGAGGCGTTTAGAGAGGCCTTTGATCAGTTTCAGATTGAGCGAGTGGCCGTGTACAATGAAGAAAAAATAGCAGAGTTGATGCAAAATCCAGGTATTATCCGCAACAAACGGAAAATAGAAGCAACCGTACATAACGCCAAAAGTGCGCTTGAGATCATTCGAAATTTTGGCTCGCTTAATTCGTTTTTTATGCAATTGCCGGATGATTTTGGGCAGAAGTTGAAGGTGATCAAGCGGCATTTTAAGCATGCTGGTCCATCGGTTCTTGAGAGCTTTCTTTTTGCGGCTGGCTACTGTGTGCCGCCGCATGACCCTGAATGTTTTCTATCACAGACTGAGACTTATACGGCTCAGTGA
- a CDS encoding CopD family protein has product MVPITETLTYICFSCLMGSLLFANLSPAQKPDLIYSRRLLLWSTAGIGILSFFPILTVIIELSKDMGFWTSFQSVLFTFQIGQAWTLTLAISILLLFLIYFNPVNEDPILAKLAFLLGILLIGTYVKSGHAASLSPVWGFTAHFFHLLAVSIWGGALLIAAWGTKSDRNWLKFLKWFTPLAMISIVVVIVAGFFTMVIDISPSLNRTIPGALANYKNGLVVNYGQALLIKHLLIIPLILLAFFNGIYSRTQLRAEKPFTPIRWARLESIVLLVIFAVTAYMGQQNPPHELSQVLHFYGASPLIQKIYGHTITQAFTVHLQFGMISFVFALISVLLLILIGLGILKKLSNAMIVLFLFGYLCSAYFAVSLAIQ; this is encoded by the coding sequence ATGGTCCCAATTACCGAAACACTCACTTACATATGCTTTAGTTGCTTAATGGGAAGTCTTCTATTCGCGAACCTGTCCCCTGCCCAAAAGCCTGATTTGATTTATTCAAGGCGTTTATTGCTGTGGTCAACGGCCGGTATTGGAATCCTGTCTTTCTTCCCGATCTTAACCGTCATTATTGAGCTATCAAAAGATATGGGATTTTGGACGAGCTTCCAAAGTGTCCTTTTCACCTTTCAGATCGGGCAGGCATGGACACTCACACTTGCTATTTCGATCCTGCTCCTCTTCTTAATTTATTTTAACCCCGTTAATGAAGACCCTATTCTTGCCAAACTTGCCTTTTTACTAGGGATTCTCCTCATTGGAACCTATGTTAAAAGCGGACACGCGGCAAGCTTATCACCTGTTTGGGGATTTACCGCCCATTTCTTTCATTTATTGGCCGTCTCGATTTGGGGTGGCGCTCTCCTTATCGCTGCATGGGGAACTAAGAGTGACCGAAATTGGCTCAAGTTTTTGAAATGGTTTACCCCTTTAGCCATGATTTCAATTGTTGTCGTGATTGTAGCTGGTTTTTTTACAATGGTGATTGACATCTCTCCTTCTCTTAACCGAACGATTCCAGGAGCATTAGCTAACTATAAAAATGGGCTCGTTGTTAATTACGGGCAAGCCCTTCTGATTAAGCATTTGCTGATCATTCCACTAATCCTATTAGCTTTTTTTAATGGGATCTATTCTCGCACACAACTTCGTGCCGAGAAACCCTTTACCCCTATAAGGTGGGCACGGCTAGAATCGATTGTTCTTCTCGTCATTTTCGCTGTCACCGCTTATATGGGGCAGCAGAATCCGCCTCACGAACTGAGCCAAGTGCTTCATTTCTATGGCGCTTCTCCTTTGATTCAAAAGATTTATGGGCACACCATTACGCAAGCTTTTACTGTTCATCTTCAATTTGGTATGATTAGCTTTGTGTTTGCACTGATTAGTGTCTTATTGTTAATTCTTATCGGGCTAGGAATTTTAAAAAAGCTGTCCAATGCGATGATAGTCCTCTTTCTATTTGGCTACTTATGCAGCGCTTATTTCGCTGTGAGTCTCGCAATTCAATAA
- a CDS encoding DNA starvation/stationary phase protection protein, translating into MENQKLINFLNQELSNFYVLHVKLHRYHWYIQGHHFFNLHALFESLFEEMAERIDTLAERILAIGGKPLATMSKFLDEATIKEAQADVKEDEVISHLESDLSQIVKEVKETGFSLTDEAKDKPTEDLLIGLVGDFEKHLWMLQAYQAKR; encoded by the coding sequence ATGGAAAATCAAAAACTTATTAACTTTTTGAATCAAGAACTGTCGAACTTCTATGTGCTTCACGTCAAACTTCATCGCTATCATTGGTATATACAGGGCCATCACTTCTTTAATCTGCATGCTCTTTTTGAGAGCTTGTTTGAAGAAATGGCAGAGCGTATTGATACTTTGGCGGAGCGGATTTTGGCCATTGGCGGCAAGCCGTTAGCGACGATGTCTAAATTCTTGGACGAGGCGACGATCAAGGAAGCTCAGGCCGATGTGAAAGAAGATGAAGTGATTAGTCATCTAGAGTCTGATTTGAGTCAAATCGTCAAAGAGGTGAAAGAAACGGGCTTTTCTCTTACAGATGAAGCAAAGGACAAGCCTACTGAAGATCTCTTGATTGGATTAGTGGGAGATTTCGAAAAGCACCTTTGGATGCTTCAGGCCTATCAAGCAAAGAGATAA
- a CDS encoding Na+/H+ antiporter NhaC family protein, with product MHAYWLSIVPFIVVIPIAIITKQVLPALALGLVVGSYLYSPHWIGGIQAAVNFVITALVEKSNIEIILFLYIFTGLVGMMKQTGGIKGFVKWSAEHVKTKKQALFLIWISILGTFSSPSFRMVTIGPIMRALIDKVNISAKELGYVIETTGTPIIALIPVATAFVGYMTSIINVSLKNNHITGDPYLLFIHSIPYNFFSFSIILLGIYFGFFHHDRKKVKHTAIPENEVQAKAKGWEDCHPVVAKELPAKSINLLVPLILVIVLTLLLTYISGVKHGGSGFQTFIKADVLNAMLVALIISTFLAFFFYLIQRFRLTDLMNAFFEGANNLMTVVALLSIVWGLSLVTNKLGFATFVTRHVSWIPPAFTPPVLFILGAMISYFIGSSWGTWGILMPLGVAMAHTSGASLPVIVGAVFASGAFGTFSSPLSDDTNTMAGVLDLEAVSYAHYKLKSGLIAAGVSAIGYLLVSFIH from the coding sequence ATGCACGCTTATTGGCTTTCCATTGTTCCATTTATAGTCGTTATTCCAATTGCGATCATTACCAAACAAGTCTTACCAGCCTTAGCCTTAGGGTTAGTGGTGGGTTCCTATCTGTATTCTCCCCATTGGATTGGCGGCATACAGGCAGCTGTTAACTTTGTGATCACCGCTCTAGTGGAAAAAAGTAACATTGAGATCATTTTATTTCTCTATATTTTTACTGGACTTGTTGGCATGATGAAGCAAACAGGAGGGATCAAGGGGTTCGTTAAGTGGTCAGCTGAACATGTTAAGACTAAGAAGCAAGCGCTCTTTCTCATTTGGATTTCGATACTCGGAACGTTTAGTTCTCCTTCCTTTCGAATGGTTACGATCGGACCCATTATGAGAGCACTTATCGATAAGGTGAATATTTCAGCTAAGGAGTTGGGCTATGTCATCGAAACAACAGGGACACCTATTATTGCCTTAATCCCTGTCGCAACCGCCTTTGTCGGGTATATGACCTCGATTATTAATGTCTCGTTAAAAAATAATCATATTACAGGAGACCCCTACCTCTTATTTATTCACAGCATTCCTTATAACTTTTTCTCTTTTTCAATCATTTTGTTAGGCATTTATTTTGGGTTCTTTCACCATGATCGAAAAAAGGTCAAGCACACAGCCATCCCTGAAAATGAGGTTCAAGCTAAGGCAAAGGGCTGGGAGGATTGCCATCCCGTTGTGGCTAAAGAATTACCCGCTAAATCGATTAATCTTCTAGTGCCTTTGATATTAGTGATCGTTCTCACGCTGCTTTTAACTTATATAAGCGGAGTTAAACATGGCGGCTCCGGCTTTCAAACCTTTATTAAAGCAGATGTATTAAATGCCATGCTTGTTGCTTTAATTATTTCCACCTTTCTGGCGTTTTTCTTTTATCTCATTCAGCGCTTTCGTCTCACGGATTTGATGAACGCCTTTTTTGAAGGGGCTAATAATCTGATGACGGTGGTTGCGCTCTTGAGTATCGTATGGGGGTTGTCGCTTGTTACCAATAAACTAGGATTTGCTACATTTGTAACTCGTCATGTGAGCTGGATTCCGCCTGCCTTTACACCGCCTGTTCTATTTATCCTCGGCGCCATGATCTCTTATTTCATTGGATCTTCTTGGGGGACATGGGGCATTCTGATGCCTTTGGGTGTGGCGATGGCCCATACATCAGGAGCCAGTCTTCCGGTCATAGTTGGAGCCGTTTTTGCGAGCGGTGCATTTGGGACGTTCTCCTCACCGCTCAGCGACGATACGAATACGATGGCAGGTGTCTTAGACTTAGAGGCGGTCTCCTATGCCCACTATAAGTTAAAGTCAGGATTGATTGCAGCAGGCGTTTCAGCAATAGGTTATCTTCTCGTCTCCTTTATCCATTAA
- a CDS encoding peptidylprolyl isomerase, producing the protein MKKGSIKMDNGKEIKVEFFPEAAPNTVANFEKLANSGFYNGLTFHRVIPGFVSQGGCPIGNGTGGPGYTIKCETEGNPHKHEAGALSMAHAGKDTGGSQFFIVHDPQPHLNGVHTVFGRVTEGLDTARAMKAGDVMTEVKVWDED; encoded by the coding sequence ATGAAAAAAGGGTCTATTAAAATGGACAATGGTAAGGAAATTAAGGTGGAGTTTTTCCCAGAGGCAGCACCAAATACGGTTGCTAACTTCGAGAAATTAGCGAATTCCGGTTTTTATAACGGGTTGACTTTTCACCGCGTCATTCCGGGCTTTGTTTCCCAAGGCGGGTGTCCGATCGGTAATGGAACAGGCGGTCCTGGTTATACCATCAAATGTGAAACAGAAGGCAATCCACATAAGCACGAAGCAGGTGCCTTATCAATGGCTCATGCTGGTAAAGATACGGGAGGCAGTCAGTTCTTTATCGTTCACGATCCACAGCCTCATTTAAATGGTGTACATACTGTATTTGGTCGTGTTACAGAAGGTTTAGACACAGCGCGTGCCATGAAAGCCGGCGATGTGATGACAGAAGTAAAAGTATGGGATGAAGATTAA
- a CDS encoding TrkH family potassium uptake protein, which translates to MHQKRLNPAQYLAMWLIIIILIGTCLLKLPFSTKEPVSWLACFFTATSATTVTGLATFFNGEVFTLFGNIIILILIQLGGLGIMSFAVLIFLLMDKKVSVRNRLLLQEALNQSTFGGIIRLVKRLLIFSLSFEVFIGLLLYIRWWPEFGPLKGFYYAMFHSISAFNNAGFSLFPDNMIRYVGDPTINLCILILVVFGGLGFTVMIDIWEKKAWRTLSVHSKIMIIGTVVMNLVGFIFIFAFEAHNPKTLGSLSTGETIWASLFQGVITRTAGFNTLNIGDLKPETLFLMMIYMFIGAGSISTGGGIKLTTFAALLFMTRAYVKRRRESVIFNRTIPSHDIFKALAITLIAFGVVLFAIFLVLIFESDRFSFLQISYEVISAFGTVGLTTGITPHLNPASQIVICLMMIFGKLGPLTIALSLTTATSEDIHYPKGKLFIG; encoded by the coding sequence ATGCATCAAAAAAGATTAAATCCTGCTCAATACCTTGCTATGTGGTTAATTATCATCATTTTAATCGGAACATGCTTGCTTAAGCTTCCCTTCTCGACCAAAGAACCTGTCAGTTGGTTAGCTTGTTTTTTTACGGCGACATCGGCTACAACGGTCACAGGTCTCGCAACGTTTTTTAATGGTGAGGTATTTACGTTATTCGGCAACATCATTATTTTGATTCTTATTCAGCTTGGCGGCTTAGGCATTATGTCCTTCGCCGTTCTGATCTTTCTTCTGATGGACAAAAAAGTGTCTGTCCGAAATCGACTGTTGCTGCAGGAGGCCCTCAATCAGAGTACGTTCGGGGGGATCATACGCTTAGTTAAAAGGTTGTTGATTTTTTCTTTAAGCTTTGAGGTTTTTATCGGCCTGTTGCTCTATATAAGGTGGTGGCCTGAATTCGGGCCTTTGAAAGGGTTCTATTACGCCATGTTTCATTCCATATCGGCGTTTAACAATGCCGGATTCTCCCTTTTTCCCGATAATATGATCCGCTATGTCGGCGATCCAACCATTAACCTTTGCATCCTCATTTTGGTGGTTTTTGGCGGACTTGGCTTTACTGTTATGATCGATATTTGGGAAAAGAAGGCGTGGCGGACGCTCTCCGTTCATTCAAAGATCATGATCATTGGAACAGTTGTTATGAATCTAGTTGGTTTTATTTTTATATTTGCTTTTGAAGCCCATAATCCGAAAACATTGGGTTCGCTTTCCACTGGAGAAACCATTTGGGCAAGTTTATTTCAGGGGGTTATTACACGTACGGCCGGTTTTAATACCTTAAACATTGGGGATTTAAAGCCCGAAACACTCTTTCTTATGATGATTTATATGTTTATAGGAGCAGGGTCTATTTCGACTGGCGGGGGAATTAAGCTCACCACCTTTGCAGCACTGTTATTCATGACAAGAGCTTATGTAAAAAGAAGGCGTGAATCGGTCATTTTCAATCGTACCATTCCCAGTCACGACATTTTTAAAGCTCTAGCCATTACTCTCATTGCGTTTGGGGTGGTCTTATTCGCGATTTTTTTAGTTCTTATATTTGAGAGTGACCGGTTTTCCTTTCTTCAAATCTCCTATGAAGTCATCTCGGCATTTGGAACGGTTGGTTTGACAACGGGAATCACTCCTCATTTAAATCCTGCAAGCCAGATTGTCATTTGCCTCATGATGATTTTTGGAAAACTAGGTCCTTTGACCATTGCCCTATCCCTCACTACCGCTACAAGTGAGGACATCCACTATCCAAAAGGAAAGCTTTTCATTGGCTAG